The window TCTGCACCGAGGGCACCTACGGCGTGGGGCCGCACGTCGGCGCGTACGGCACGAGCAAGGCGGCCCTGCTGCACCTGACCCGCCAGCTCGCCGGTGAGCTGGCGCCCGGCGTGCGGGTGAACGCTGTCTCGCCGGGTCTGGTGCGCACCGAGATGGCGCGATTCGTGTGGGAACGGGCCGAGGAGAGGATCGCCCGGAGTCTGCCGCTGGCCCGGATCGGCGAGCCGGAGGACGTGGCACGCGCAGTGCTGTGGCTGGTCTGCGGACTGGGTCACCGGCACGGACCTGCTCGTCGACGGCGGCACGAGGGTGCGAGCGGCCGGCCGGGCCGGCTCCGGCGTGCCCACGGATGCCGTACACGACGTTCTGGCGCGAACGGACCCGCGGAGCAGCACGTAGCCGCCGACATCAGCCCGGGTGCGGAGTGGTGAAGCGCCGGCCCACGCTGCGCGGCGAAGTGGCGGAGTCCGGCCGCAGGTGCGCGGACCGACAACTGACCTGCCGACCGAAATGCCGGTGGGGCACCCGAAGTCCGGGTACCCCACCGGCTGTTGGATTCCCGGTCAGCCGGTGAAGCCGGCAGTGATCGAGGTGAACTGCCAGTCGCTCTGGGCGATGCCCGAGCAGGTCTCCTGCAGGCCGCCGCCCGGGCAGCCGTGGTCGCGGTTGACGGACCAGAAGGCGAGACGCGCGATGTGGTGCGAGTTGGCCCAGTTGCGGATGTCGGTCCAGTTCTGGACGGTGGTGGTCTCCTGGTTGTCGCTGACACCGTTCATGCCGGAGATGCCGATGTGGGCGTAAGCGGTGGGGTCGTCCCAGCCGAAGGTGGACTTCAGCTCGGCCTTGAGGCCCTCGGTCGCACTGACAGTACTGGCGTACATGTCGGTGGATGCGTTGCCGAAGTCGAAGGGCATGATGGTGAAGACGTCGATGTCGGCGCCCAGAGCCTTGGACTGATCGATGAGACGGTTGCCGTAACTGTTCGGTCCGGTGGTCGTGGTGCCGAAGGTGACGATGGTCTTCAGACCCGGGTTGTTCTGCTTGACGATCTTCAGAGCGCCGAGAATGCGGTCCTGCACAACGGCGTTCTCGAACTCGTCGGTGTTCTCGATGTCGATGTCGATCGCCTTGAGCCCGTACGCGTCGATCACCTGCTGGTAGGCACCGGCCAGCGCTGCCGGGGTGGAGCAGTTCGGGCCGAGCTTGTTGCCCTGCCAGCCGCCGAAGGACGGGACGATGTCACCGCCGGCCGCCCGGATGGCGGCGATGGCCGACTGGTCGACACCGCCGGTCAGCGCGCGCTGGCCGTCCCAGGCCGGATTGCAGCCACCGGAGGACAGGATGAAGGCCATGGTGAACCACTTGACGCCGGTGGCGTTCATCACCGTGCTCGGGGCCGGCGGGTTGCCCCAGCCGAGGTAGAGGTACGGGGCGGCCTGCTTGAAGCCCGTCCCGCCGCTGCCCCCGGAACTGGTGGTGACGCTCACCGCGTTGGACGCTGCCGAGACGTTGCCGGCCGCATCGCGCGCCCTGACGGTGAACGAGTACGTCGTGCTCGCGGCCAGGCCGCTCACGGTGGCGCTGGTTCCGGTGACGGTGCTGACCTTGGCGCCGCCCTGGTAGATGTCGTACCCGGTGACGCCGACGTTGTCGGTGGCGGCGGTCCAGGAAAGGGTGGCACTGGAGGAGGTCTTGCCGGTGGACTGGAGGCCGCTGGGCGCGGTGGGGGCCTGGGTGTCGGCGCTGCCTCCCGGCCCGTCCAGGCTGATGTCGTCGGCATAGTAAGTGCCCTGGCCGTACCAGCCGTTGAGGTAGATCTCCGCGCTGGTCTGCGAGGCTCCGGTGGTGAAGGACAGTGAGAGCTGGGAATAGCCGGACGTCGACGTGGTCCAGGTGGAGCCGCCGCCGGTGACACCGAGGTAGACGTAGCTGCCCCGCACCCAACCGGACAGTGTGTAGGTGGTGTTGGGCTGGACGGCGACGGTCTGGGTGCACTTGGCGTTGTCACTGTCGCCCGCGGCCCCGGCCAGCGCCTTGCTGCCGCTGTGCACCGGACTGGACACCACGGAACCGAGGCCGCCGGTGCAGGACCAGCCCGACAGCGTTGCGGATTCGAAGCCGGAGTTGTTGACCAGGTTCGCAGCGGATGCCGTGCCGGGAACGGTCAGGGTGGCTGCTGTACCGAGCAGGACTGCACCTGCCAGGGCGAGCAGGCGTGATCGAGTGCGCACGAGACCTCCGTTGTGAGAACGAGGGAGAAACGCGAACCGCGACAGCGTCGACACCGACGCTGGTGACACAGGCGAAATGGCCTCTCCGGCCCGCTGGGGACGGGCGGGGAAGAGCATGTCCGGCTGGCTCGACAGCTTCCCGAAGCGGCAAATCGCTTGTCAATAGGTTGATTAGGAAACTTTCCTGTTCATCGTTCCGGCCCGATCTGCAAGGCACTGTTGCGCTGAACCGGCCCCGGTCGGACATCAAGTCACCTACCAGGACGAGCCGTTGGGACAAATCGGCGCAGCGCCCGTCGCCACCCTCCCCATACGGCATCGGTCGGCACGGCGCCACCAGCCAGGAAGAGCGCGTCGTGAAGACAGGTGACGAAGAGCGTCAGCCGCGCGGCTGTTCGTCCTTGTCGCCCGTCTTCTGCCGGTGGGCCTCGCGGCCGTCCGCGATGCGGGCCTCGGCCCGCTCCCAGGCTCTGCTGTCACCCATGGGCGCATGGCGCCGCAGGTCCTGTGTTTCGCGCAGCAGTTGGCGCAGGTCGGCCAGGCCGCCTGCCACCGCGCCCGCCGTGCGGGCCTGCACCAGGACGTTGCCGAGAGCCGCGGCCTCGGCCGGGCCCGCCACCACGGGCAGCCCGCACGCGTCCGCCGTCAGTCGGCACAGCAGCTCGTTGTGGGCGCCGCCGCCGACGATGTGCACGGCCTCGACCGTACGGCCGGAAAGCCGCTGGGCGTCCATGATTGCGCGGCGGTGGGCGAGGGCCAGGGAGTCCAGCACGCAGCGGGTTGTCTCCGCCGCGTCGCGCGGGACGGGCTGACCGGTGCGTCGGCAGGCCTCGGAGATCCGCTCCGGCATCCGGCCCGGCGCGATGAACTCCGGATCGCCCGCGTCCACGACCGAGCGAAGGGGCGCGGATTCGGCGGCGCGGCGCAGCAGTTCGTCCAGTTCGTACGTCCGGCCCTGCGACTCCCAGGTGCGCAGGCACTCCTGGAGCAGCCACAAGCCCATGATGTTGCGCAGGTAGCGGACGGTGCCGTCCACTCCCAGCTCGTTGGTGAAGTTGGCGCGGCGGCTGTCCTCGGTGAGGACGGGCGCATCCAGTTCGAGCCCGGCCAGCGACCACGTGCCGGTGGCGATGTACGCGAACCGGTCACCGTGCGCGGGCACCCCCACCACGGCGGACGCGGTGTCGTGCGACCCGACGACGGTCACGGGCACGGGCCCCGCGAGCCCCGTCTCGGCCAGCACCTCGGGCAGCAACTGCCCTGCCGGGTCGCCGGGCCGGCGCAGGGGCGCGAAGAGCGAGAGATCGATCCCGAGGGTGTCGGCGACGGGCCGGGCCCAGTCGCGGCTGCGCGGGTCGACCAGCTGGGTGGTGGAGGCATTGGTCAGCTCGGTGCCGACCTCGCCCGTCAGCCAGTACGAGACGAGGTCCGGGATCATCAGCAGCCTGCGGGCCGCGGCGAGGGCGGGTGTGCCCTGGGCGGCCACCAGCTGATAGACGGTGTTGAAGGGGAGGTACTGCAGCCCGGTGGCGGCGTACAGAGCGGTGGGCGGCAGCGCCCCGGCGACCTTCGCGGTGGCGCTCCCCGTACGGCCGTCCCGGTAGTGCACGGGATTGCCGATGAGCGCGCCGTCCGCGTCGAGAAGGCCGTAGTCCACGGCCCAGGAATCGATCCCCACGCTCGCCGGGGGCCCGCCCGCGAACCGGCCTGCGGCGTGCAGACCTTCGAGCACGCCGCGGTACAGGGCGAGGATGTCCCAGTGAAGGGTGGAGCCGACCCGTACGGGAGTGTTGGGGAAGCGGTGCACTTCCGTCAGGTCGAGCGTTCCGGCTCCCACCCGGCCCACCATCACGCGGCCGCTGGACGCGCCCAGGTCGACGGCGGCAAAGGGGCGGGGATCGGTCGGTGCCACGTCTTGTCAGTCCTTCGTGAGGGTTCGTACGAGCCGGGCTGTGGTGCGGGCGTCACGCCTGCCCGCAGCACGGCGGAACGACTCTCCGCGGGCGGCGCGGGCGGTGACCCGTCGGCCTGCGGCGGTGCGGGGCCGCCCGCCCCGCACCGCGCCGCACGCGCGAGCGCTACCGCAGGAACGCCGCAGCGACCCCCGCGTCGACCGGCACATGGAGCCCCGTCGTATGACTCAAGTCCCCTCCGGTCAGGGCGAACACCGCGTTGGCGACATGCTCAGGAAGCACCTCCCTCTTCAGCAGGGTCCGCTGGGCGTAGAACTCACCCAGCTTCTCCTCCTCCACGCCGTACACGGCCGCCCGCTTCGCCCCCCAGCCGCCCGCGAAGATGCCGGAACCGCGCACCACCCCATCAGGGTTGATGCCGTTGACCCGGATGCCGTGCTCACCCAGCTCGGCCGCCAGCAGCCGGACCTGGTGGGCCTGGTCGGCCTTGGTCGCCCCGTACGCGATGTTGTTCGGGCCCGCGAACACGCCGTTCTTGGAGGCGATGTAGACGATGTCGCCGCCGATGCCCTGCGCGGTCATCACCCGCGCCGCCTCGCGGGAGACGAGGAAGGACCCGCGGGCCATGATGTCGTGCTGGAGGTCCCAGTCCTTCGCCGTGGTCTCCAGCAGCGGCTTGGAGATGGAGATCCCCGCGTTGTTGACCACCAGGTCGACGCCGCCGAAGGCGAGCGACGCGGCGGCGAAGGCGGCGGCGATCTGCTCCTCGGAGGTGACGTCCACGGTCACCGCGACCGCCTTGTCGGGGCCGCCCAGCTCCTCGGCCACCGAAGCAGCGCTGTCCGCGTCGACGTCGGCGACCACCACGCACGCGCCCTCGGCGGCCAGCCGGTGCGCAATGGCCTTGCCGATGCCGGACCCGGCCCCCGTCACCAGCGCGACCCGGGTCGCCAGGGGCTTGGGTGGCGGCATCCGGCGGAGCTTGGCCTGCTCCAGTTCCCAGTACTCGATGCGGAACTTCTCGGACTCCTCGATGGGCGCGTACGAGGAGACGGCCTCGGCCCCGCGCATCACGTTGATCGCGTTGAGATAGAACTCGCCGGCCACCCGCGCGGTCTGCTTGTCCTTGCCGAAACTGAACATGCCGACGCCCGGGACGAGGACGACGGCCGGGTCCGCGCCGCGCATGGCGGGGGAGCCGGCGTCGGCGTGCCGCTCGTAGTACGCGCGGTAGTCCTCGCGATAGGCGGCGTGCAGCTCCTTCAGCCGTGCGACCGCCTCCTCCAGCGGGACGCCGGCCGGCAGGTCGAGGACCAGTGGACGGACCTTCGTCCGAAGGAAGTGGTCGGGGCAGGAGGTGCCGAGCGCGGCGAGCCGCGGGTGCTCGGCGCGAGCCAGGAAGTCCAGTACGACATCGGAGTCGGTGAAGTGGCTTACCTGCGGGCGGTCGGTGGAGGCCAGACCACGGACGACGGGGGCGAGCGCGGCGGCGCGGGCCCGGCGCTCGTCCTCGGCCGGCGCCCGGTACCCGTCGAGTACCGGCCCGAACGGTTCCGCCTTGCCGCGCTCGGCGAGGAATGCCTCCGCGGTGCGGATGATGTGCAGGGAGTTGCGCTCGCACTCCTCGGAGGACGCGCCCCAGGCGGTGATGCCGTGGCCGCCGAGAACGCAGCCGACGGCCTCGGGGTGGGCAGCCTTGACGGCCGCGATGTCCAGGCCGAGCTGGAAGCCGGGTCGGCGCCACGGCACCCACACGACCTGGTTGCCGAAGCACTCCTTGGTCAGCGCCTCGCCGTCGGCGGCGCAGGCGAGCGCGATGCCGGAGTCGGGGTGGAGATGGTCGACGTGGGCGGCCTCGACGAGGCCGTGCATCGCGGTGTCGATGGACGGCGCGGCGCCCCCCTTGCCGTGCAGGCAGTAGTCGAAGGCCGCGACCATCTCGTCCTCGCGCTCCACGCCCGGGTACACCCCGATCAGCGCGCGCAGCCGGTCCAGCCGCAGCGCGGCGAGCCCGTCGGCCTTGAGCGTGCCCAGGTCGCCGCCCGAACCCTTGACCCACATCAGCTCGATGTCGCCGCCGGTCACGGGATCGGTGGCGGTGCCCTTCGCGGAGGTGTTGCCGCCCGCGTAGTTGGTGTTACGGGCGTCCGCGCCCAGTCGGTGGGATCGAGCGAGCAGCTCCGCCACGCGCTCGTGAGGTGCGTCTGTCATCACTTGCTTCCTTCGAGTTTCGTCATGGCTTCCTGCTGACGGGGCGCGGCGGGTTCGCGGCGCCGCGCTGCGCCGCGCGGGGCGCCCGCCCGGCGCGGGATGTCTGTCGTGGTTTCGCCGCGACGGCGCGTGCTTCCCGACGCGACAGCGGGCGTACCGGCGTGCTGCGGCACGCCGGTGCCGATCCGGCTGCGGGCGTCGTACTCCACCCCTCTCCACCGTGGTGGCCGCGCCCGCCGCCCCTCCGCATTCCCGCGGGAGGCCTTACGCCCCCCAGCCCGCCTGTGTGCCGCCGACCCGCTCGGCGACGATCTTCTCCGCCCAGCCGGAACGTCGGTACGCCGCGATCGGGTCCGGGTCGAGGTCCAGCTCCTCGCGCACCTCGGCCAGCAGTGGCCGTACATCCGTGTTGTACGCGTCCATCAGGACGGCGTTCGCGGCCAGTACGTCCCCGGAGCGCTGCGCAGCGCCGAGCGCCTCGCCGTCCACGAGCAGCGCCTTCGCCGTCGCCTCCTGGACGTTCATCACGGAGCGGATGATGGCCGGGATCTTCGCCTCGATGTTGTGGCACTGGTCGAGCATGAAGGCCACGTCGGGTGTGAAGCCGCCGCCGCGGATCACCTCGTACATGATGCGGAACAGCTGGAAGGGATCGGCCGCGCCGACCATCAGGTCGTCGTCCGCGTAGAACCGGGAGTTGAAGTCGAACGCGCCGAGCCTCCCCTCGCGCAGCAGCAGCGCGACGATGAACTCGATGTTGGTGCCGGGCGCGTGGTGGCCGGTGTCCACCACGACCTGCGCCTTGGGGCCCAGCTTCAGGCAGTGCGCGTACGCGGTACCCCAGTCGGGGACGTCGGTCGCGTAGAAGGCGGGCTCGAAGAACTTGTACTCCAGCAGCATCCGCTGGTTCTCGCCCAGCCGCTCGTGCACCGCGGCCAGGGCCTCGGCCAGCCGGTCCTGACGGGCCCGGATGTCGTCCTGGCCCGGGTAGTTGGTGCCGTCGGAGAACCACAGCTTGAGGTCGCGCGAGCCGGTCGCATCCATGATGTCGACGCACTCCAGCAGGTGCCCGAGGGCCTTGCGGCGGACGGCCGGGTCGGGGTTGGTGACCGAGCCCAGCTTGTAGTCGTCGTCCTGGAAGACGTTGGAGTTGATCGCGCCGAGCCGGAGTCCGAGCTCCTGCGCGTACGTGGCGAGGTCCGCGTAACCATCGGAGCCCTCGACCTTGTCCCACGGGATGTGCAGGGCGACGGTCGGGGCGACGCCGGTGTGCTGGTGGACGCGCGCCGCGTCGTCCAGCTTCTCCCGCGGGGTGCGCGGCACTCCGGGCTGCGCGAACACCTTGAAGCGCGTGCCGGAATTGCCGTACGCCCATGACGGCGTCTCGATGGCCTGGGTCTTGAGGGCCGCCTTCACGGCGGGTACGGCAGTCATGGATCAGCGCTCCCCGGGGCCGAGCAGATGGGTGAATCGTTTCATCGAGGGTGAAGTTATGACCACCCAGCTGGCATGTCAAGGGATTGAGTCGGTTCAGAGGTTTCGCGGGTTGACCCATTGACGCCGTGGGTGTTGCGCGTCTAGCTTCCGTGAAACTTAGTTGAAACCTTTCACGGCGCCTTCGGGACGTACCTTCCACGGAGCATCCATGAACCAGCCCGACACGGGCCCGGCCCCCGTCCTGGCCCTGACGGACGTGTCCAAGTCCTTCGGTGCCGTACGGGCGCTGCAGGACGTCTCCCTGCAACTGCTCCCGGGCGAGATCCACGCGCTCGCGGGTGAGAACGGCGCGGGCAAGTCCACGCTCATCAAGACGCTGGCCGGGGTGCACCGGCCGGACTCCGGCCAGGTGCTGCTCGACGGGGAGCCGGTCGTCTTCAACGGCCCGGCCGACGCCCGCGACGCCGGCATCGCCGTCATCTACCAGGAGCCCACCCTCTTCCCCGACCTGTCGATCGCCGAGAACATCTTCATGGGCCGTCAGCCGCGCGCCTCGTTCGGCCGGATCGACCGCCGTGCCGTGCGCGAGGCGACCGCCGCCCTGATGACCCGGCTCGGCGTCGACCTCGACCCCGAACGGCTCGCCCGTGGACTGTCCATCGCCGACCAGCAGATCGTCGAGATCGCCAAGGCGCTCTCCTTCGACGCCCGCGTCCTGATCATGGACGAGCCCACCGCCGCTCTCACCGGCAGCGAGACCGCCCGCCTCTTCTCGGTCGTCAAGACGCTGCGCGCCTCCGGCGCCGCCGTCCTGTTCATCTCGCACCGGCTCGAGGAGATATTCGGGCTCTGCCAACGCGTGACGACGCTGCGCGACGGCCGCTGGGTCGCCTCCGAGCCCCTGGACGGCCTCACCGAGGACGACCTCGTACGCCGCATGGTCGGCCGTGACCTCGACGAGCTCTACCCCAAGCAGGCCACGACCGTCGGCGAGACCGCCCTGTCGGTGCGGCGGCTCACCCGCGAAGGCGTCTTCCGGGACGTGTCGTTCGAGGTGCGGCGCGGCGAGATCGTGGCGCTCGCCGGGCTGGTCGGCGCCGGCCGCTCCGAGGTCGTCCAGGCCGTCTTCGGCGTGGACAAGGCGGACGCGGGCGAGGTACACGTGAACGGCGCACCGCTGCGCGCCGGTTCGCCGACTGCCGCCATGGACGCCGGAGTTGCGCTCGTACCGGAGGACCGGCGCCAGCGCGGGCTCGTCATGGAGATGTCCATCGAGCGCAACATCGGCCTCACCGGGCTAGGCAGCCTGGGCAGCGGCGGGATGGTGCGCCGCACCCTGGAGCGCGGGCGGGCCGCCGACTGGGCGGTGAAGCTCCAGCTCAAGTACAACAAACTCTCCGACACGGTCGGGGTGCTGTCCGGCGGCAACCAGCAGAAGGTCGTCCTCGCCAAGTGGCTGGCCACCGACCCGTCCGTGCTCATCGTCGACGAGCCCACGCGCGGCATCGACGTCGGCACCAAGGCCGAGGTCCACCGGCTGCTGTCCTCGCTCGCCGCCGAAGGGCTCGCCGTGCTGATGGTCTCCTCCGACCTGCCCGAGGTGCTCGGCATGGCCGACCGCGTGCTGGTCATGCACGAGGGCCGACTGGTGGCGGAGATCCCCCGTGAAGAGGCCTCCGAGGAGACGGTCATGGCCGCGGCCACGGGTCGCCTCACCGGCAAGGAGAAGGCGGCATGACAGTCGAGCCAGGTCTCAGTGGCCGCCGCCGATGTGGCGGCTCGCACGACACACACGGAAGGACAGCGGCGTGACGGCCACCCTCGAATCTCCGCCGGCCGCGCCGGAGGCGGACCGGCGATCCGCGCGCTCGCTCATGGATCTGGTCTTCCGCGCCCGTGAGTTGAGCATCGGCGGCGCGCTCGTGGTGCTGATCCTCGGCACCTGGATATCCAACCCGTCCTTCCTGGACGACCAGGGCATCAAGGATCTGCTCCTCAACTCCTCGATCCTCGTGCTGCTCGCCGTCGGCCAGTCCGTCGTCGTCATCACCCGCAACATCGACCTGTCCGTCGGTTCCGTCGTCGGACTCACCGCCTTCGCCTGCGGCAGCTTCGTCTCGGGCACGGACCACAGCGCGCTGACCGTCGTCCTGCTCGGCATCGGACTCGGCGTCCTGTGCGGCCTGGTCAGCGGCCTGCTGGTCAGCTTCGGCCGGGTGCCCGCGCTGGTCGTCACCCTCGGCATGCTCTACGTCATCCAGGGCATCGACCACGCCTGGGCGCACGGCAAGCAGATCAACGCCGCCGACGTCCCCGACGACGTGCTCGGCCTCGGCAGCGGCAGTGTCATCGGCATCCCGTATCTGCCGCTGATCTCCGCCGCCGTGCTGGTCGGCACCGCCTACTACCTGCGGACCTACCGCAGCGGCCGGGAACTGTACGCGATCGGGTCCAACCCCGAGGCCGCCCGCCTGGCCGGTATCCCCATCCGCCGCCGCGTGCTCGCCGCGTACGCCTTCTCCGGCGCCGTCGCCGGCCTTGCCGGGGCGCTGTGGCTCGCCCGCTTCGGCACGGTCGTCGCCGACGCCGCGAACGGCTGGGAGCTGACCGTCGTCAGCTCGGTCGTCGTCGGCGGCGTCGCCATCACCGGCGGCGTCGGCACGGTCTGGGGCGCGGCGCTCGGCGCGCTGCTGCTCACCACGATGGGCAGCGCCCTCGTCGTCCTGAAGGTGGACTCCTTCTGGCAGCAGGCCATCACCGGTGTGCTGCTGCTCGCGGCCATCACCACCGACCGCATCGTGAACCTGCGCACCACCAGCGCGCTGAGGAAGAGGAGCCGACGATGAACACCCTCGTCAAATACCTGCGCTGGGACACCGTCGTCGGCGTACTCCTGATCGCCGTCTTCCTCGCCGGATCCGGTACGACGGAAGGCTTCTCGGACACCGCCAACCTCTCCGCCGCGCTCGACGACACCGCCGAGATCGCCCTCATCGCCCTGCCGATGACCCTGCTGGTCGTCGCGGGACAGGTCGACCTCTCCGTGGCCTCCATGCTCGGACTCTCCAGCGCGCTCGCCGGCTCGCTGTGGGAGGCCGGCTGGGCCTTCGAGACGATCGTGCCCCTGTGCCTGCTCGTCGGCGCGCTCGGCGGCCTCCTCAACGGATGGCTCGTCACCCGCGTCGGGCTGCCCTCGCTCGCCGTCACCATCGGCACGCTCACTCTCTACCGGGGCCTGGCCTCCGTCGTTCTCGGGGACAAGGCGGTCGCCGACTTCCCCGAGACGTACTCCCAGTGGGCCACCTACACGCAGACCGTGCCGGGCACCTTCATCCCGTACCCCGTCGCCCTGTTCGGTGTCCTGGCCGTCATCACCGCCGTCGTCCTGCACTGCACGGCCTTCGGGAGGTCCCTGTACGCGATCGGCGCGCAGGAGGACGCGGCCTACTTCGCGGGCATCCGGGTCAAGCGCATCAAACTGGTGCTGTTCGTCCTCGCGGGCTTCGTGGCCTCCTTCGCCGGGATCGTCTTCACCCTGCGGTACGGCAGCGCCCGCGCCGACAACGGGGTCGGACTCGAACTGGTCGTCATCGCCTCGGTGCTGCTCGGCGGAGTCGACTTCGACGGCGGGCGGGGCACCCTCGGCGGCGCGGTCGCCGGGGTGCTGCTGATCGGGCTGCTGAACAACCTCCTCACCCTGAACGACGTGTCCAACGAGATCCAGGTGATCGTCACCGGCCTGCTGCTCGTGGCCTCCGTCCTCACCCCGCGGGTCGTCGCCGCCGTCTCCGAGCGCCGCCACCGGCGGGCCGCGACCGCCTCCGCCTAGCTCCCCCTGCTCCCTCAACTCCCGCCCTCCGAAAGGGACGTCACCATGTCTGCGCACTCCCGCACGCGCCGCCGTGCCACCCTCACCGCCACAGCTGCTGCCTGCGTCCTCGCCGTCACGCTGGCCGGCTGCTCGGGCACCACGAAGAACGACACCAAGAACGACACCAAGGAAGCGGCGAGCAGCGCCAAGGCCGACCCGAATGCGCCGCTGAAGAAAGGCCTCAAGATCGCCTTTCTGCCGAAGCAGATCAACAACCCGTACGAGAAGATCGTCGACGACGCGGGGATCGGCGCGGTCAAGGAGTTCGGCGGCTCCGGCAAGGAGGTCGGACCCTCCGACGCCAAGGCCTCCTCCCAGGTCTCATACATCAACACCCTCATCCAGCAGCGCCAGGACGCGATCCTCATCGCCGCCAACGACCCCAACGCGGTGTGCGGCCCGCTCAAGCAGGCCATGAAGCAGGACATCAAGGTCGTCGCCTACGACTCCGACACCGCCAAGGACTGCCGCCAGCTGTTCATCAACCAGGCCAGTTCCGAGGAGATCGGCCGCAGCCAGGTCCAGCATCTCGCCAAGCAACTCGACTACAAGGGCGAGATCGCGATCCTCTCGGCCACCCAGAACGCGACGAACCAGAACACCTGGATCGGGTTCATGAAGGACGAGCTGAAGAAGCCCGAGTACAAGGACCTGAAGCTGGTCAAGGTCGCCTACGGGGACGACGACGACCAGAAGTCCTTCCAGGAGACCCAGGGCCTGCTCAAGGCCTACCCGAAACTGAAGGGCATCATCTCGCCCACCACGGTCGGCATCGCCGCCGCCTCCCGCTACATCAGCGACTCCAGCTACAAGGGCAAGGTCGTCATCAACGGCCTGGGCACACCGAACCAGATGCGCAAGTACGTCAAGGACGGCACGGTCGAGCAGTTCTCCCTGTGGGACCCCAAGAAGCTCGGCTACCTCGGCTCGTACGCGGCCGCCGCTCTCGCCTCGGGCCAGATCACCGGTGCGGAGGGCGAGAAGTTCAAGGCCGGTGACCTCGGCGAGTACACCATCGGCAAGGACGGCGAGGTCATCCTCGGCCCGCCGACCGTCTTCGACAAGAACAACATCGACGACTTCGACTTCTGAGTTCCGGGATCGCCCGATGCAGCGCGTCTGCTTTCTGCTGAAGGTCCGGCAGGAGCGGCTTGAGGAGTACCGCGAGCGTCACGCGGCCGTATGGCCCGAGATGCTCGCGGCGCTCTCCGCCGCCGGCTGGCACAACTACTCGCTCTTTCTCCGGGAGGACGGCCTGCTCGTCGGCTACCTGGAGACCGAGGACTTCGCGGCTGCGCAGGCCGCCATGGCCGCCACGGACGTCAACACCCGCTGGCAGGCCGACATGGCGGCCTTCTTCGAAGCCCTGGACGGCGCCAAGCCGGACGAGGCGATGAAGCCGCTCACCGAAGTCTTCCATCTCGATCGACCGCAATGACCCG is drawn from Streptomyces sp. NBC_01717 and contains these coding sequences:
- a CDS encoding carbohydrate binding domain-containing protein; amino-acid sequence: MRTRSRLLALAGAVLLGTAATLTVPGTASAANLVNNSGFESATLSGWSCTGGLGSVVSSPVHSGSKALAGAAGDSDNAKCTQTVAVQPNTTYTLSGWVRGSYVYLGVTGGGSTWTTSTSGYSQLSLSFTTGASQTSAEIYLNGWYGQGTYYADDISLDGPGGSADTQAPTAPSGLQSTGKTSSSATLSWTAATDNVGVTGYDIYQGGAKVSTVTGTSATVSGLAASTTYSFTVRARDAAGNVSAASNAVSVTTSSGGSGGTGFKQAAPYLYLGWGNPPAPSTVMNATGVKWFTMAFILSSGGCNPAWDGQRALTGGVDQSAIAAIRAAGGDIVPSFGGWQGNKLGPNCSTPAALAGAYQQVIDAYGLKAIDIDIENTDEFENAVVQDRILGALKIVKQNNPGLKTIVTFGTTTTGPNSYGNRLIDQSKALGADIDVFTIMPFDFGNASTDMYASTVSATEGLKAELKSTFGWDDPTAYAHIGISGMNGVSDNQETTTVQNWTDIRNWANSHHIARLAFWSVNRDHGCPGGGLQETCSGIAQSDWQFTSITAGFTG
- a CDS encoding rhamnulokinase → MVGRVGAGTLDLTEVHRFPNTPVRVGSTLHWDILALYRGVLEGLHAAGRFAGGPPASVGIDSWAVDYGLLDADGALIGNPVHYRDGRTGSATAKVAGALPPTALYAATGLQYLPFNTVYQLVAAQGTPALAAARRLLMIPDLVSYWLTGEVGTELTNASTTQLVDPRSRDWARPVADTLGIDLSLFAPLRRPGDPAGQLLPEVLAETGLAGPVPVTVVGSHDTASAVVGVPAHGDRFAYIATGTWSLAGLELDAPVLTEDSRRANFTNELGVDGTVRYLRNIMGLWLLQECLRTWESQGRTYELDELLRRAAESAPLRSVVDAGDPEFIAPGRMPERISEACRRTGQPVPRDAAETTRCVLDSLALAHRRAIMDAQRLSGRTVEAVHIVGGGAHNELLCRLTADACGLPVVAGPAEAAALGNVLVQARTAGAVAGGLADLRQLLRETQDLRRHAPMGDSRAWERAEARIADGREAHRQKTGDKDEQPRG
- a CDS encoding bifunctional aldolase/short-chain dehydrogenase, with product MTDAPHERVAELLARSHRLGADARNTNYAGGNTSAKGTATDPVTGGDIELMWVKGSGGDLGTLKADGLAALRLDRLRALIGVYPGVEREDEMVAAFDYCLHGKGGAAPSIDTAMHGLVEAAHVDHLHPDSGIALACAADGEALTKECFGNQVVWVPWRRPGFQLGLDIAAVKAAHPEAVGCVLGGHGITAWGASSEECERNSLHIIRTAEAFLAERGKAEPFGPVLDGYRAPAEDERRARAAALAPVVRGLASTDRPQVSHFTDSDVVLDFLARAEHPRLAALGTSCPDHFLRTKVRPLVLDLPAGVPLEEAVARLKELHAAYREDYRAYYERHADAGSPAMRGADPAVVLVPGVGMFSFGKDKQTARVAGEFYLNAINVMRGAEAVSSYAPIEESEKFRIEYWELEQAKLRRMPPPKPLATRVALVTGAGSGIGKAIAHRLAAEGACVVVADVDADSAASVAEELGGPDKAVAVTVDVTSEEQIAAAFAAASLAFGGVDLVVNNAGISISKPLLETTAKDWDLQHDIMARGSFLVSREAARVMTAQGIGGDIVYIASKNGVFAGPNNIAYGATKADQAHQVRLLAAELGEHGIRVNGINPDGVVRGSGIFAGGWGAKRAAVYGVEEEKLGEFYAQRTLLKREVLPEHVANAVFALTGGDLSHTTGLHVPVDAGVAAAFLR
- the rhaI gene encoding L-rhamnose isomerase gives rise to the protein MTAVPAVKAALKTQAIETPSWAYGNSGTRFKVFAQPGVPRTPREKLDDAARVHQHTGVAPTVALHIPWDKVEGSDGYADLATYAQELGLRLGAINSNVFQDDDYKLGSVTNPDPAVRRKALGHLLECVDIMDATGSRDLKLWFSDGTNYPGQDDIRARQDRLAEALAAVHERLGENQRMLLEYKFFEPAFYATDVPDWGTAYAHCLKLGPKAQVVVDTGHHAPGTNIEFIVALLLREGRLGAFDFNSRFYADDDLMVGAADPFQLFRIMYEVIRGGGFTPDVAFMLDQCHNIEAKIPAIIRSVMNVQEATAKALLVDGEALGAAQRSGDVLAANAVLMDAYNTDVRPLLAEVREELDLDPDPIAAYRRSGWAEKIVAERVGGTQAGWGA
- a CDS encoding sugar ABC transporter ATP-binding protein, whose amino-acid sequence is MNQPDTGPAPVLALTDVSKSFGAVRALQDVSLQLLPGEIHALAGENGAGKSTLIKTLAGVHRPDSGQVLLDGEPVVFNGPADARDAGIAVIYQEPTLFPDLSIAENIFMGRQPRASFGRIDRRAVREATAALMTRLGVDLDPERLARGLSIADQQIVEIAKALSFDARVLIMDEPTAALTGSETARLFSVVKTLRASGAAVLFISHRLEEIFGLCQRVTTLRDGRWVASEPLDGLTEDDLVRRMVGRDLDELYPKQATTVGETALSVRRLTREGVFRDVSFEVRRGEIVALAGLVGAGRSEVVQAVFGVDKADAGEVHVNGAPLRAGSPTAAMDAGVALVPEDRRQRGLVMEMSIERNIGLTGLGSLGSGGMVRRTLERGRAADWAVKLQLKYNKLSDTVGVLSGGNQQKVVLAKWLATDPSVLIVDEPTRGIDVGTKAEVHRLLSSLAAEGLAVLMVSSDLPEVLGMADRVLVMHEGRLVAEIPREEASEETVMAAATGRLTGKEKAA